Genomic window (Myxococcota bacterium):
AGCCGGTACGGGGTGGGCGCGAGGGCGCGCGCGAGCACCTCCTCGAGCGTCGCGTCGTCCATCGCGACGTCGATGCGCGGGTCGTCCTCGCTCCAGTCCTCGAGCTCGAAGTCGAGCCGCGTCGAGAGGGCCTGCAGCAGCTCGAAGCGGCTCGCGCCGCGCGCGGCGACGCGCAGCCTCCCGCCGCGGACCTCGACGCGCACGGCGCCGCGCGCGAGTGCGCGGAGCGCGTCGTCGAGGTCGCCGGCGCGCGCCGCGGGCGGCGCGCTCGCGACCGGGGGCGTCGCGCTCGCCGCGTTCTCCGCGATGTCCGCGTTCGCCGCGCGGTGCGTCGGCGTCGCGGGCGGGTCGCCGCACGCCGCCGCGGCGGCGAGCGCCGCGGCGAACGCCGCGCGCGCCGCGCGCCTACTCGACATAGCCGAGCGTGCGCAGCTTCTCGAGGATGTCGGCGTCCGCGTCCGAGGCGGGCGCGGCGACGCGCTCGACGGGAACGTCCGCGTGGCTCGCGACGCGCGCCGGCGGCGGCGTCGCGACGAAGGGCGCGGGCGCGCCCGCGAGATCGTCGGCGAGCGGGAGCCCGAGCCACGCGAGCAGCGTCGGCGCGACGTCGGCGTGCGCGATGCGCGGCGATGCGACGCCCGCCGCGACGCCGCGCCCGCGCACGTACAGGATGCCGTCGCGCGCGGCCTCGCTCTCGTGCACGCCCGGCATCGTGTTCGGGTTGCGGCTCGCCTCGAAGCCGTGGTCCGACAGCACGACGACGAGGTCGTCGGGCCCGAACGACGCGAGCAGCCGACCGAGCAGCGCGTCGCTGAAGCGATAGTAGTCGTGCAGTGCGCGGCGGTGGCGCGCGCGCAGCGCGGGCGGGTGGACGCGCAGCCCGGGCGGCGGCGCGTCCGGCACCTCGATGCCCTGCCAGAGCAGGTGCGACACGCGGTCGATGCCGGGCAGGTAGACGAGCAGCAGGTCGGGGCGCTCGCGCGCGTCGACCTCGAGTGCGATGCGCACCGCGAGCTCGTCGTCGCGGTAGACGCCGCGCAGGAAGTCGAACACGGGATGGCCCTGCCACGCGGGCCCGAGGAAGGGATTGGGGACGTCGGTGAGGGGCGCGCCGCCGCCCGGCGCGTCGCCGTCGGCGCCGCCGGCGCGCAGCGCCTCGACCTCGGCCGCGAAGCCCGGCGGCGACGCGTAGGCGATGCCGACCTCCGGCGCGCCGACGTCGCCGCGCGCGCCCTCCGTGCCGAAGCGCTGCACGGCGATCTCCTTCGCCATCGGCAGGCGGCTCGCCGTCATCCCGGGGATGGCGTGGTCGCTGACCATGACGCCGTTCACGACGTCGGGCGGCTGCGTGATGAGCCAGTTCACGACGCCCACGCGGAGCCCGGCCGCGCTCGCGATGTTCCACACGGCGGGCACTTTGCGGTCGAGGTTCGAGTAGAGCCTGAGCTCGCCGTCGGGCGTGCGGCGCACCCAGTCGAGGATGCCGTGCACCTCCGGCTCGACGCCCGTCGCGACCGTCGTCCAGATGCGCGGCGACAGGACGGGGAGCCCCGCGCGGATCGGGCCGTGCGCGCCGTCGCGCGCGATCCCTGCGAGGTGCGGGAGCTCGCCGGCCGCGACGAGCGGCGCGATCACCTTCTCGGTCGCGCCGTCGAGGCCCACGACGAGCACGCGTCCGCGCGCGCCGGCGGACGGCGCTCGCCGTTCGGCGTCGTCCGCGCCGCAGCCCGCGACGACGGCGGACGCGATCGCGACGAGCGCGGCGATCGCGACGGCGGAAGCCGCGCGCCGGCCCGTCGCGCCGCCGCGCGGGTGCGCGCGATCCCAGGCCCAGATGGCGCCGAACACCGCGACCAGCACGGCCGGGAAGGCGGCGAGCGTGCGGAACGACGTCTGCGCGGCGCGGCGCAGCACGTCTGCGCGCTCGTCCGCCGCGAGCGCCGCGAACGCGGCCTCGCCGCCCGCCAGGGCATGGCGCGCATCGTCGAAGACACGGCCCAGCATGGGCAGCACGAACGCGATCGAGAGCGCGCCGGCGAAGCCCATCATGCCGATGAAGAGCTCGCCGCCGCGCGGATAGCGCTCGGCGACGTTGGCGAGCATCGTCGGCCACAGGAAGCAGACGCCGAGCCCCCAGACCGTGGCCGCGGCGAGCCCTTCGAGCGGCGACGTCGCGAGCGGGAGCAGCAGGAGGCCGACCGTCGCGACCGCGACCGACGCCCACAGCATGCCGATCGGCGCGATGCGGTGTGCGATCGGCCCGGCGAAGTGGCGCAGCACGAACATCATCCCGCTCACGTACACGAGCAGCCAGATGCCGCGCATGCCGACCGTGCGCGTGAGCGTCAGGTCGATCCACTGCCCGGGCGCGAGCTCGGCGGCCGCCGTCAGGAACATGCACGCGAGCCAGACGGCGAAGAGCGGGTGGCGGCGCAGCTCGCCGAACATCTCGCCCCAGCGCACGCCCGCCGCCGC
Coding sequences:
- a CDS encoding MFS transporter, which translates into the protein MSSAPDAALPARRIFVTSALVLFTAGLSFALRGAVLGAVEADVLTALDAARASELAGALGGTAFWSFAFALLLASTFLERIGMGRGVVLAGAFFALGTLVAVAAPALGEGWSTYRALRVGFGLCGLGWGFMEATVNPLTTALYPHDKVSRLNVLHAWWPAGIVVGGASAPALAALGVGWQGQLALVVPPALVACALCAGVRFPATERAAAGVRWGEMFGELRRHPLFAVWLACMFLTAAAELAPGQWIDLTLTRTVGMRGIWLLVYVSGMMFVLRHFAGPIAHRIAPIGMLWASVAVATVGLLLLPLATSPLEGLAAATVWGLGVCFLWPTMLANVAERYPRGGELFIGMMGFAGALSIAFVLPMLGRVFDDARHALAGGEAAFAALAADERADVLRRAAQTSFRTLAAFPAVLVAVFGAIWAWDRAHPRGGATGRRAASAVAIAALVAIASAVVAGCGADDAERRAPSAGARGRVLVVGLDGATEKVIAPLVAAGELPHLAGIARDGAHGPIRAGLPVLSPRIWTTVATGVEPEVHGILDWVRRTPDGELRLYSNLDRKVPAVWNIASAAGLRVGVVNWLITQPPDVVNGVMVSDHAIPGMTASRLPMAKEIAVQRFGTEGARGDVGAPEVGIAYASPPGFAAEVEALRAGGADGDAPGGGAPLTDVPNPFLGPAWQGHPVFDFLRGVYRDDELAVRIALEVDARERPDLLLVYLPGIDRVSHLLWQGIEVPDAPPPGLRVHPPALRARHRRALHDYYRFSDALLGRLLASFGPDDLVVVLSDHGFEASRNPNTMPGVHESEAARDGILYVRGRGVAAGVASPRIAHADVAPTLLAWLGLPLADDLAGAPAPFVATPPPARVASHADVPVERVAAPASDADADILEKLRTLGYVE